The nucleotide sequence AATTTTTACGCCGAATAATGGAATAGGAATCATTCCAGCCTATCGAAAATTGTATTCCATTCTGAACCCGTAGAATAGTACGATCAAGAATTTGCAAGGCATCGGAGGAAGGCAGACCGAACCTGGAGAATGGTTTCGAACCCATAGATTGATGGGGAAGCGTCGTTTGCAAGATCCGGAGGCGATGAATGTTGCAGGGGACTGGCGAAGGGGAATGGATCGTTCTTGAGAAGGGAGACTAGAGAGACTGGGGATAGGCATTTTGCTCCACCGGATCGACCTTCTTCGACCGCTCTCTGTTTCTCCAAACCCACGGCAACAAATGACAACGCGAGAGAGACGGCTCTCTATCGAGTTTGTTACGAGTGGAAACAGATCCACGCCGTTCATTTTAAGCAGGTCACAAACCGATTATTCTTGATAATTACGAAAATGCATTATTTTGCAACAGTCACAAACTCACGTTAGTTTACTATAGTTAATGCTGACTCATCTTTGGTTGTTCGAATACTAATACCACGACAACTAATTTCTTGTTCGAATGGATCTCCGCACATTAGTTTGTAATCCAAGATGTGAAGGCGATTGTTGGTAGTAAAGTCCTCACCAATTGGCGGCGATGACTGTTCACTATCCCCCCCAATTCTCTATAAATCATCACGTTTTCCCCGGCAACAGTGGACAATCTGATGATGAATTATCTTtcgaataataataaaaattatcatcGCTATCTCATATGTATTCAGTAACGAAATCAACAAACGCGACAACTAACGCCAAGCCCCGTAGTAAACACGCCGTTTTCTTTTTTCtcctaggaaaaaaaaaagggggaaaataagcAAGAAAAATCTCTAGCTAAAGGAGTTCATCCCGATGGCCGACTCGGCGATGCGGTAGCTGGAGTCCCGGCCCTTGGCGTACAAGAGGTAGTAGAACACGGAGAGGATCGCGGTGAGGACGACGAAGGCCGCGCCGGCGGCGAACACGCCCTTCCGCAGCACCTCGCACGACGGGTCGTTCATGAAGTAGAAGCCCCGGTACCGCGTGTGCCGCGCGTTCTGCACCGATCCCGCGAGCAGGCACGCCTCCGCCACCAGAAACGCCAACCTTGATCGCAGATGGAGCCAGCAATTAGCGTTTACCGCGTCAGCATTACGATCGTGAGGAGTAGGGAACGTTGATTACCAGCAAgagagaaggaggaggaagacgcaAAAGCGGGATCCGCCACGGCGGAGCGAGGGGCCGCAGCAGTAGCACCTGGTGACGGCCGTGATGATGAGCTGGCTCAGCAGAAGGAGGAGAAGGGATCCGACGCCGAACCCCGTCGCGATGTCGGAGTCGTAGACGCAGTAGGTGTACTCCTTCTCGGAGTCCGGCACCACCTGGGCCTGCGGAAAGGTAATTGGGGGTTCAGAAGTTAGCATCGGGAGGCAGATTGGGATCGGATCGTCGGGATGTCCCACCGTGTTCCTGCGCTGCTCGGCGGCGATGGCGAGGGCGAAGGCGACAACGTCGAAGACGAGGACGAAAGCGATGACTACCTTGGAGTCCatggatgaggaagaggaggagatcgaTGGATCGGGGGAGGAGACGGTGCGAGGAACAGAGCGGCGAACGGAAAGGGAAGAGGGGCGACTTTTCGTGTAAGCAAACGCGTCGGGGTCCTTCGTGTAAAGACGGAGTATTTACGGCCATGGAAACACTTAATTTATTCCAGAAAAATCAAtaatagtaaataataataaagaagtcGGTTCTGTTATCGGAACGGATCCGGATCTTATACTCCGGCCCGTCTTCTCAACAAACAAATATCTGACCGCAGCGGTATCAGTATTTCCCCTATCACTGAAATAGGTTCGATCTCATTTCTAGACCATCGATAAGTTCACGGAAAGGTAATAATATAACCAATACTCCATTAAGAACATGGAATCAAGAAACAGGAGACCTTATTCG is from Musa acuminata AAA Group cultivar baxijiao chromosome BXJ3-8, Cavendish_Baxijiao_AAA, whole genome shotgun sequence and encodes:
- the LOC103994479 gene encoding uncharacterized protein LOC103994479, which produces MDSKVVIAFVLVFDVVAFALAIAAEQRRNTAQVVPDSEKEYTYCVYDSDIATGFGVGSLLLLLLSQLIITAVTRCYCCGPSLRRGGSRFCVFLLLLSCWLAFLVAEACLLAGSVQNARHTRYRGFYFMNDPSCEVLRKGVFAAGAAFVVLTAILSVFYYLLYAKGRDSSYRIAESAIGMNSFS